The Kitasatospora albolonga nucleotide sequence GGGCTTCGACCGGGCGCCGCTCGCCTACACGCTCTCGGCCTTCGCCGCCGTCGTCTACGGCTTCATCACGTACTCGCTGGTGCGCGGCGGCGAGAAGGCCCGCCGGGCGGCGCTGGTGTGCTGCGCCGCCGAGCTGCTCGGGGTGCTGGGCGTCGGGGCCTGGACGCTCGCCGATCCGTCGGCCTTCCCGGACTCCACCGTCTGGTCGGACTTCGGGATGGGCTACCTGTTCATCCCGGTGATCCTGCCGGTCACCGGGATGATCTGGCTGCGGCGCGCCCGGAAGTCCTGACGCCTCCTCATCGCCTGCCGGACGCCCAATAGGGCCCGTCAGGCGCTGGCCACGAACTCCTGCTGGGCCGTCGCTTCCTTCTCCAGCAGGATGAGCCGGACGCCGTCCGTGCCCGTCACATCTCCGACCTGGGCGTATCCGGCGCGGCGGTAGAGCCGGAGGTTGCTCTCGCTGCGGTGCCCGGTGTGCAGCCGGAAGCGGGTGGCCGCGCGGTCGGCCGCGAGGGCCGCCTCCGCCGCGTTCAGCAGCCGGGTGCCGAGGCCGTGCCCCTGGAGGCGGGGGTGCACACAGAGCTTGCCGATCTGGCCCGTGCCGTCCGGATCGGTGAAACCGCGTACCGAGCCCACGACTTCGTCGCCGAGACGGGCCACGAACACCAGGTCGTCGGCGACTTCGTCCCGTACCGCGTCGAGGGTCTGGACGAGCGGGTCGATCCGGTAGTTGCCGTACAGCTCGGCCTCGCGCTGGAAGCAGAGGTACTGGAGCCGGAAGATCTGCTCCACGTCCTGTGCCGTCGCCGCCGAGATGATCACGCTCATGCCCATGTGTGCACGCCTCCCGCTCACCTGTCCGCCCGGTTGCCTATCGCCCTCTTCCCCGCAGTTCAGGGACGGCAACCTCCGCCGCGAGCATTCTGCGCAGACATCCAAGGCAACGGGAACGGATCGGGCCCAAACTCCCCTGTGACATACCCAACTCCCCTGCGATTTCTCGGTACGTCGGGTCGGTAGGCGCCAGCATCGCCTCCAGCAGCCGGGTGCAGCGTTCGGGCAGCCGGGCCAGCGCGGCGCGCAGCGCCCGGCGTTCGGCCGCGCCGAGCGCGGCCCGCTCCGGACCGCCCGTGAGCGGAGCGGCGGGCTCCGTTCCGGCGTACGGGCGTTCCCGCCGGACCGTACGGCGTCCGCGCCGGGCCTCCGCCCGTACGGTGTCGCGCACCCAGCGGGCCGGGTCGCGGGGCGGCACGGCCCCGGCGGGGCGTTCCAGCAGCCGCAGCCACACGGTCTGTTCGAGGTCGGCGGGGTCGAGTCCGGCGGCGGGTGCCTCGGCTCTCGCCTCCGCGCGCACCAGGGGGTGTAAGGCGTGGACGACGCGGGCGGTGGCGGCGGCCGGGTCGGGTCCGGCGGCGGGAGCGGACCGGCCGGGTTCATGATCGAGAAGCGTCATGTCCCGGCAAACGGGGTGGCGGCGCGCCCGGTTGCCCCGCGCGGACGGCACCACCCGACCGGGGCACGGGCGGGCCGGGCGGCTGACGCGCGGAGACGTGGGTGTGCGCGCGGGGGCCGCCGGCCCGTCCCGTACGGCCGGGAGGTCAGCGGCCCTTGAAGTCCGCCGCCGCGAGCAGGGCGGTGTCCGGGTGGTCGGTGAAGATGCCGTCGATGCCGGTGGCGAAGTACGCGGCGTAGGCGCCGAACACGTCACCGTAGGCGTTGGGGTCGGTGCCGCGCCGGAAGTCGGCGGGCAGGAAGCTGTTCTCGTTGCGCAGGGTGTACGGGTGGAGGCGCAGGCCGCGGGCGTGCGCGTCCTTCACCAGGGTGGTGGGCCGGGTGAGCCGCCCTGAGGCGTCCTTGGGGATGACCAGGTCGAGCGTGGGGCCGATGCCCTGGGCGTAGGAGGCGATCCACTTCAGTCCGGCGGGCTTGACCAGGTCGGCCACCGTGCGCGGGTCGCCCGACTCGACGAAGTCCCAGGGGCGGCTGGTGGGGCCGGAGAGCAGGACGATGCGCGGGGTGTCGACCAGGCGGGCGAGGCGCTGGATCGAGCCGGGCTCGAAGGACTGGAGAATGAGCGGGGAGTTCCTGCGGTCCCGGCCGTAGCGGCGCAGGAGCCGGGCGAGGGGCTCCTCCAGGCCGAGGCCGAGCTTGCGGAAGTAGGTGGGGTGCTTGGTCTCCACGTACAGCCAGACGGGCTTTCCGCGCCTGCGGCCCTCCTGGTCGGCCCAGCGCAGGACCTCCTCGAAGGTGGGGACGGTCCAGCGGCCGTCGTAGAGGGTGTTGTCGGGGCGGTTGCCGGGGATGCGCTCCTTGGCCCGCAGGGTCTTGAGCTCGGCGAGGGTGAAGTCCTCGGTGAACCAGCCGGTGTAGGAGACGCCGTCGATGGTCCTGGTGGTCCTGCGGCCGGCGAACTCGGGGTGGTCGGCGACATCCGTGGTGCCGGTGATGTCGTTCTCGTGGCGGCAGACGAGGTGGCCGTCCTTGGTGGGGACGAGATCCTGCTCGACGATGTGCGCGCCCAGGTCCAGCGCGAGCTGATAGGAGCCGAGGGTGTGCTCGGGGCGGTAGCCGCTGGCTCCCCGGTGGCCGATCACCGTCGGCACGGGGAGGTCCCGCAGCGAGCCGTGGCCGCCGCCGGGCCCGCCGCGTCCGCGCTCGGCGGCCTGGGCCGCCGTTCCACCGAGGCCGAGGGCCGCCGTGGAGAGGGCGGCGGCGCCCAGAAGGGCCCGTCGGCCGGGACTGCCGGTCACACGCTCCGTCATGAATACTCCTCGCTCGGTACGGTCCTGGCTCTTCGGCACTGTCCTGTTGCTCCGTCGGGCGGGGCCGATCGTAGGCAGGCGGGCAGGTCCGGGGGGCGGCTCGCGGGCGAACACGGCGGAAACACACGTCAACACCGCGTATCCGCTCCGTGAACCCGATGTGCGATCAGCCCATACCCGCGAGTATCGTCCTCACCTGCACCGTCCAACACCTGGCACCACCGGACATCGCCCCGCACCACCTCATCCGACCCCGGCCGGCCCGGCCACGACACCGGAGGAACCCGTTGTCCCGTCTCACGGTCTTCAAGGCAGTGCTCGGACCGATCCTGCGCCTGATGTTCCGCCCCCAGGTGGAGGGCGTGGAGAACATCCCCGGGACCGGGCCGGTGATCCTCGCGGGCAACCACCTCACCTTCATCGACTCGATGGTCATGCCGGTCTGTGTCGACCGGCCGGTGTTCTACATCGGCAAGGACGAGTACGTGACCGGCAAGGGCTTCAAGGGCCGGCTGATGGCCTGGTTCTTCACCGGCGCCGGGATGATCCCGGTGGACCGGGACGGCGGCCGGGGCGGAGTCGCGGCGCTGATGACCGGGCGCCGGGTGCTGGAGGAGGGCCAGGCGTTCGCGATCTACCCGGAGGGCACCCGCTCCCCCGACGGCCGGCTCTACCGGGGCCGTACGGGGATCGCCCGGCTGACGCTGATGACGGGCGCCCCGGTGGTCCCGTTCGCCATGATCGGCACCGACAAGCTCCAGCCGGGCGGCGCGGGCCTGCCCCGGCCGGGCAAGGTCACGGTCCGCTTCGGCGAGCCGATGGAGTTCTCCCGGTACGAGGGCATGGACCGCGACCGCTATGTGCTGCGGGCGGTGACCGACTCGGTGATGTCCGAGGTGATGCGGCTCTCCGGCCAGGAGTACGTGGACATGTACGCGACGAAGGCCAAGGCCGCCTGAACCGCGGAGCCGGTCACGGGGGTCGAGGAACATCCGGACGGACCGGCGCCGATCCCTGGCGGTGCCCGGCGTGCGCCGTCGGCTTCGCGTCGGCGGACGGGGTCCGGTAGGCGCGAAGGGGCCCGTTGGTCACGGCCACGGCGGCGACCGCCAGGACGGCGGACAGTCCGCCGAGAACCAGGGAGAAGGAGGCCGAGGTGGCTGACGCCACCAGGCCACCGCGGAAGTTGCCGAGCTCGGGGCCCGCGACACCGATGACGTGTTCCACCGAGGAGACCCGCCCCCGGTAGGCGTCCGGGGTCTCCAGCTGGACCAGGGCGCCCCGGGTGACGACGGAGACGGTGTCGGCGGCGCCCGCCACGGCCAGGCAGCCGAGCGCAAGCCACAAGGGGTCCGCCAGACCGAAACCGGCCAGCGCCAGGCCCCAGACCACGGCGGCGGACAGCTGCACCAGGCCGCCCCGGCTCAGCCGCGTCACCGTACCGGAGAAGAGACCGGCCGTGATCCCGCCGACCGCGACGGCCGAGAGGAACAGCCCGAGGGTCCGCGGATCTCCCCCGAACCGGACCTCGTTGACCAGCGGGAAGAGCGCGATCGGCATGGCGAGCAGCGTCGCGGACAGGTCCGTGGCCATCGAGCCCCACAGCGTCGGGCGGCGCAGGACGATCCGCCATCCGCCACGCCGCGGCCGACGTCGGCCGCCCGCCGCTTCGACGCCTTCGGGCCGCATGGCGGGCAGGCGGATCACCGCGGGCAACGCGATGACCAGGGCCACGGCCTGGGCCGCGTAGGCGGCGGAGAAGTCCCAGCGGGCGATGATCAGCCCGGCCGCCGCGGGGCCTGCCAGCATCGCCGTCTGGAACGAGACGTTGGTCAGCGCCAGTCCGGCCGCGACCTGGTCGCCCGGCAGCAGCCGGACCGGGAGGGTGCGCCGGGCGGGCGCCCCGAGAGCGCCGCAACTCGTCCCGATGGCCACCAGGGCGAGCAGCAGCACCACGTTGCGGTTGCCGGCCACGGCCTGGGCCCACAGCCCCGCGGCGGCCAGCAGTTGGCCCACCGCGGCGGCCCGCACCACCGTCCGCCGGTCGACGGTATCGGCCAGCGTGCCGCCGAGCAGCCCGAACAGCACCATCGGCAGGCCGGTGGCAAGCCCG carries:
- a CDS encoding GNAT family N-acetyltransferase, with protein sequence MGMSVIISAATAQDVEQIFRLQYLCFQREAELYGNYRIDPLVQTLDAVRDEVADDLVFVARLGDEVVGSVRGFTDPDGTGQIGKLCVHPRLQGHGLGTRLLNAAEAALAADRAATRFRLHTGHRSESNLRLYRRAGYAQVGDVTGTDGVRLILLEKEATAQQEFVASA
- a CDS encoding RNA polymerase subunit sigma, which produces MTLLDHEPGRSAPAAGPDPAAATARVVHALHPLVRAEARAEAPAAGLDPADLEQTVWLRLLERPAGAVPPRDPARWVRDTVRAEARRGRRTVRRERPYAGTEPAAPLTGGPERAALGAAERRALRAALARLPERCTRLLEAMLAPTDPTYREIAGELGMSQGSLGPIRSRCLGCLRRMLAAEVAVPELRGRGR
- a CDS encoding glycerophosphodiester phosphodiesterase; translated protein: MTERVTGSPGRRALLGAAALSTAALGLGGTAAQAAERGRGGPGGGHGSLRDLPVPTVIGHRGASGYRPEHTLGSYQLALDLGAHIVEQDLVPTKDGHLVCRHENDITGTTDVADHPEFAGRRTTRTIDGVSYTGWFTEDFTLAELKTLRAKERIPGNRPDNTLYDGRWTVPTFEEVLRWADQEGRRRGKPVWLYVETKHPTYFRKLGLGLEEPLARLLRRYGRDRRNSPLILQSFEPGSIQRLARLVDTPRIVLLSGPTSRPWDFVESGDPRTVADLVKPAGLKWIASYAQGIGPTLDLVIPKDASGRLTRPTTLVKDAHARGLRLHPYTLRNENSFLPADFRRGTDPNAYGDVFGAYAAYFATGIDGIFTDHPDTALLAAADFKGR
- a CDS encoding 1-acyl-sn-glycerol-3-phosphate acyltransferase; translation: MSRLTVFKAVLGPILRLMFRPQVEGVENIPGTGPVILAGNHLTFIDSMVMPVCVDRPVFYIGKDEYVTGKGFKGRLMAWFFTGAGMIPVDRDGGRGGVAALMTGRRVLEEGQAFAIYPEGTRSPDGRLYRGRTGIARLTLMTGAPVVPFAMIGTDKLQPGGAGLPRPGKVTVRFGEPMEFSRYEGMDRDRYVLRAVTDSVMSEVMRLSGQEYVDMYATKAKAA
- a CDS encoding MFS transporter; the protein is MKWRVRFLDIRPLRGSRSFRALWIGSSVSQFGGQIATVAVLAQVWDLTRSPVGTGAIGLATGLPMVLFGLLGGTLADTVDRRTVVRAAAVGQLLAAAGLWAQAVAGNRNVVLLLALVAIGTSCGALGAPARRTLPVRLLPGDQVAAGLALTNVSFQTAMLAGPAAAGLIIARWDFSAAYAAQAVALVIALPAVIRLPAMRPEGVEAAGGRRRPRRGGWRIVLRRPTLWGSMATDLSATLLAMPIALFPLVNEVRFGGDPRTLGLFLSAVAVGGITAGLFSGTVTRLSRGGLVQLSAAVVWGLALAGFGLADPLWLALGCLAVAGAADTVSVVTRGALVQLETPDAYRGRVSSVEHVIGVAGPELGNFRGGLVASATSASFSLVLGGLSAVLAVAAVAVTNGPLRAYRTPSADAKPTAHAGHRQGSAPVRPDVPRPP